In one Drosophila gunungcola strain Sukarami chromosome 2R unlocalized genomic scaffold, Dgunungcola_SK_2 000011F, whole genome shotgun sequence genomic region, the following are encoded:
- the LOC128255479 gene encoding LOW QUALITY PROTEIN: uncharacterized protein LOC128255479 (The sequence of the model RefSeq protein was modified relative to this genomic sequence to represent the inferred CDS: deleted 1 base in 1 codon) produces the protein MQLTIYWILFIFLCGIQMPLKIKARSLPDLKSNETQVANAPPIIEPLHIRRMPQKIPDMPMDLLTMHSPCDMDSRGRQSYVFAFPNHCIWAFNNRYLSEGHFRIFKTYQVEGFFFGQYYERLKRYEFDPHTYDYNL, from the exons ATGCAGTTAACCATATATTggattttattcatttttctcTGTGGTATACAG ATGCCGCTCAAAATAAAAGCTAGATCCCTGCCAGACTTGAAGTCCAATGAGACACAAGTCGCCAACGCTCCGCCAATAATAGAACCCTTGCATATAAGGCGTATGCCGCAGAAAATTCCCGATATGCCTATGGATCTACTCACGATGCACTCCCCCTGTGACATGGACTCGAGGGGCAGGCAGAGCTATGTGTTTGCTTTTCCCAACCATTGCATTTGGGCCTTCAACAATCGGTACTTGAGCGAAGGCCACTTTCGCATCTTCAAAACTTATCAGGTggaa ggttttttttttggccagtACTACGAGCGCCTAAAGCGTTACGAATTCGACCCACATACCTACGATTACAACTTGTAA